Proteins encoded by one window of Salvia splendens isolate huo1 chromosome 5, SspV2, whole genome shotgun sequence:
- the LOC121805460 gene encoding pre-rRNA-processing protein ESF2-like has product MAEEETVAEVERVQSGDAASSDEEALMRERRRERKRKRLLKEAEKAEKRGVCYLSRVPPHLNPLRLRQILSHYGEIGRVYLSPEDASNQMRRKKAGGFRGQEFSEGWVEFIDKKVAKRVARSLNGEQIGGKKRSSIYYDLWNIKYLSKFKWDDLKEETEIKNATREQKLVLELSAAKKERDFYLSKVDQSKAISKIGERLKKKQKIEMVPKVVRHFPQKRPAENEAGESKGQLSRDILAGVFGGSS; this is encoded by the exons ATGGCGGAGGAGGAGACGGTGGCAGAGGTAGAGCGTGTGCAAAGTGGGGATGCCGCGAGCTCTGATGAAGAAGCCCTGATGAGAGAGAGGCGGagggagagaaagaggaagCGGCTATTGAAGGAAGCTGAGAAAGCAGAGAAGCGCGGCGTTTGCTATTTGAGTCGGGTGCCTCCGCACCTGAATCCGTTGCGGCTTCGCCAAATTCTTTCGCATTATGGAGAAATCGGCCGAGTTTATCTCTCTCCAGAAG ATGCTTCTAATCAAATGCGCCGGAAAAAAGCTGGTGGATTCAGGGGGCAAGAGTTTTCAGAGGG GTGGGTTGAGTTCATTGACAAGAAAGTTGCTAAGAGAGTTGCGCGCTCGTTGAATGGTGAACAAATTG GTGGAAAGAAAAGGTCGTCAATCTACTATGACCTGTGGAATATCAAATATTTGAGTAAATTCAAGTGGGATGATCTCAAAGAGGAAACGG AAATAAAGAATGCTACCCGGGAGCAGAAGCTGGTGTTGGAACTCTCCGCTGCCAAAAAAGAGCGAGACTTTTATCTTTCCAAAGTCGACCAATCTAAAGCAATTAGTAAGATTGGAGAACGATTGAAGAAG AAACAGAAGATTGAAATGGTACCAAAAGTAGTCCGCCATTTCCCTCAGAAAAGACCAGCTGAGAACGAAGCCGGAGAGAGCAAGGGCCAACTATCGAGGGACATCTTAGCAGGA GTGTTTGGTGGCTCATCCTGA